One window of the Chryseobacterium sp. CY350 genome contains the following:
- a CDS encoding helix-turn-helix domain-containing protein has translation METKREIIFDKLVYSCIYEKHRGSEEFIPEHFLGFQLSGETHAFHADGNTVIPENTIVLVKKNQLIRTIKYPAKSGKYQFLSIMLDKATLQQYALENKIIVDKKYEGQQKIFFEADDFLQNYFVSLSPYINKKKDASPRLADLKIREAIELLLRSNVDFKKILFDFSEPFKMDLKEFMNQNYTFNVSVESLAKLTGRSLSGFKRDFAKTFETTPKQWLLAKRLDEAYYLIKHKNQKPANFYLDLGFENLSHFYTSFKEKFGQTTSQI, from the coding sequence ATGGAAACAAAGCGTGAAATAATTTTTGACAAGTTGGTTTATTCTTGTATTTATGAAAAGCACAGAGGAAGTGAAGAATTTATTCCTGAACATTTTTTAGGATTTCAACTTTCGGGTGAAACACACGCTTTTCACGCAGACGGAAACACAGTTATTCCAGAAAACACAATAGTATTGGTTAAAAAAAATCAACTGATTCGAACAATTAAATACCCTGCAAAATCTGGAAAATATCAGTTTTTATCAATAATGTTAGACAAAGCTACGTTGCAGCAATACGCTTTAGAAAACAAAATCATCGTTGACAAAAAATATGAAGGTCAACAGAAAATTTTTTTTGAAGCAGATGATTTTCTACAAAATTACTTTGTTTCATTATCACCCTACATTAACAAAAAAAAAGACGCTTCGCCACGATTGGCAGATTTGAAAATCAGGGAAGCAATAGAATTATTGCTGCGAAGCAACGTAGATTTTAAAAAAATTTTATTTGATTTTTCCGAACCTTTTAAAATGGATCTGAAAGAATTTATGAACCAAAATTATACGTTTAACGTTTCTGTGGAATCTCTTGCAAAACTTACCGGAAGAAGTCTTTCAGGTTTTAAACGTGATTTTGCCAAGACTTTTGAGACCACGCCAAAACAATGGCTGCTTGCAAAACGCCTTGATGAAGCGTATTATTTAATTAAACATAAAAACCAAAAACCAGCCAACTTTTATTTGGATTTAGGTTTTGAAAATCTATCTCATTTTTACACTTCTTTCAAAGAAAAGTTTGGACAAACTACTTCTCAAATTTAA
- a CDS encoding GlcG/HbpS family heme-binding protein: MNINYYEATKAINASIQKAKEFNIPVSLAVVDTGGHLVAFARLDRVFGVIEFAIKKARTAVMFGVDSDIMGTIVSGAEIHGYGMLNSNEGLLTIAGGVIIKNKNGDIIGAIASSGGSPEQDKEIASFGVAALN, encoded by the coding sequence ATGAACATTAATTATTACGAAGCAACAAAAGCAATAAATGCTTCTATTCAGAAAGCAAAAGAATTTAACATACCTGTAAGCCTTGCGGTAGTTGATACAGGTGGGCATTTGGTCGCGTTTGCAAGATTAGACCGCGTTTTTGGCGTGATCGAATTTGCGATAAAGAAAGCGAGAACTGCCGTAATGTTCGGGGTAGATAGCGACATAATGGGAACAATTGTTTCAGGAGCAGAAATCCACGGATACGGAATGTTAAATTCAAATGAGGGATTATTAACTATTGCTGGCGGTGTTATAATCAAAAATAAGAACGGTGACATTATTGGTGCAATTGCATCTTCCGGAGGTTCACCAGAGCAAGATAAAGAAATTGCAAGTTTCGGAGTGGCTGCACTCAATTAA
- a CDS encoding SDR family NAD(P)-dependent oxidoreductase produces MSDLIREAKELGIELTVDKLDVTNQTDIDYITQKYDIDILISNAGIMEGGPIAEQPVNLIRSMFDVNVFGGLQLAQGFIKKFIDEKRPGKIVFTTSMGELWTVPYVAAYCASKHAMGSIAEGLKTELAQFNIKIATCNPGIFGTGFNDRGVDTINRWYNPKVNFTPPSAFDGTAEALANQLDPQSMADCIVDVALDDNSNFRNVHPKETEDFVKQLQAEAWTAKS; encoded by the coding sequence ATGAGTGACTTGATAAGAGAAGCCAAAGAGCTGGGTATAGAATTAACTGTAGATAAATTGGATGTAACCAACCAAACTGATATCGACTATATTACTCAAAAATACGACATTGATATTTTAATCAGCAATGCCGGGATTATGGAAGGCGGCCCAATTGCAGAACAACCTGTAAATTTAATCCGCTCTATGTTTGATGTTAATGTTTTTGGCGGACTTCAGCTAGCACAGGGTTTCATCAAAAAATTTATTGATGAGAAGAGACCCGGGAAAATTGTATTCACAACTTCTATGGGAGAATTATGGACTGTGCCCTACGTTGCTGCTTACTGCGCATCTAAGCACGCAATGGGCTCTATAGCAGAAGGTTTAAAAACCGAATTAGCTCAGTTTAATATCAAAATTGCAACTTGCAATCCTGGGATTTTTGGTACAGGTTTCAATGACCGTGGTGTAGATACGATCAATCGCTGGTACAATCCTAAAGTTAATTTCACTCCGCCGTCTGCATTTGATGGAACTGCAGAAGCTCTGGCAAATCAATTAGACCCTCAATCTATGGCAGATTGTATTGTTGATGTAGCGTTGGATGATAACTCAAACTTTAGAAATGTACACCCAAAAGAAACTGAAGATTTTGTAAAACAATTGCAGGCAGAAGCTTGGACAGCAAAAAGCTAA